One region of Terricaulis silvestris genomic DNA includes:
- the cysE gene encoding serine O-acetyltransferase, protein MAESQMRLFEASGGVWAQLRVEAMQAAAEEPLLASYLHASILHHDRIEDALSYHLAQKLGHGDLPALQLREVIREAYASDPAIGAMALRDMRVVRERDPACTTYLQPFLYFKGYGGLQSFRIAHWLWTQDRQILAYHLQSRVSELFSVDIHPAATIGAGVFIDHAHGIVIGETAVVEDDVSMLHSVTLGGTGNAGGDRHPKIRRGVLIGAGAKVLGNIEVGEDARIAAGSVVLENVAPRCTVAGIPARPVGGECCEDTIPAVAMNQRFESDKSQS, encoded by the coding sequence ATGGCCGAGAGCCAAATGCGCCTGTTTGAAGCGTCCGGCGGCGTTTGGGCGCAGCTCCGCGTCGAGGCGATGCAGGCTGCGGCGGAGGAGCCGCTGCTGGCCTCGTATCTCCACGCGTCAATCCTGCATCACGACCGCATCGAAGACGCGCTCTCGTATCATTTGGCGCAGAAGCTCGGCCACGGTGATCTGCCGGCGCTGCAGTTGCGCGAAGTGATCCGCGAGGCGTACGCATCAGATCCCGCGATTGGCGCCATGGCCCTGCGCGACATGCGCGTCGTTCGTGAACGCGATCCGGCCTGTACGACGTATCTGCAGCCGTTCCTCTACTTCAAAGGCTATGGTGGCCTGCAATCATTCCGCATCGCGCATTGGTTGTGGACGCAGGACCGGCAGATCCTTGCATATCACCTGCAGAGCCGCGTCTCCGAACTCTTCTCGGTAGATATTCACCCGGCCGCGACGATTGGCGCGGGCGTGTTCATCGATCATGCGCACGGCATCGTCATCGGCGAAACCGCAGTAGTAGAGGACGATGTTTCCATGCTGCACTCCGTGACGCTTGGTGGCACCGGCAACGCTGGCGGCGACCGTCATCCGAAGATTCGCCGCGGCGTGCTGATCGGCGCGGGCGCGAAAGTGCTGGGCAACATCGAAGTTGGCGAAGACGCGCGCATCGCCGCGGGCTCAGTTGTGCTGGAAAATGTGGCGCCGCGCTGCACGGTTGCAGGGATTCCGGCGCGTCCTGTTGGCGGCGAATGCTGCGAGGATACGATCCCGGCGGTGGCGATGAACCAGCGCTTCGAGTCCGACAAGTCTCAGTCTTAG
- the hfaD gene encoding holdfast anchor protein HfaD produces the protein MRAALLASVALLAAPMAHAQTNNQYQSGNATATTTVNVGDTQDAGATAVASGNASTAVNEDGDAEFTNNQHMDGAANANANATVWHADGNVAITSAAVGNGTTATTENGDLDLWSGQASHNDANATTTFTGADSLNAGTSASASGNVAAVSADHGQARAIVLQESTGSVSAISEADHGVVADQAVSAAIASANNLSVGGETATVLVDTTQAAYGDSVSARSDIYVGYATDVSGNATANANAATIDNQWGYVNARIDQSATATVTADSYVTLGGDFLGFASAGAYGVGNQAIVSNVGSDTVMDVSQDNAGDIYANAALSGEGGDAALASSAAYGNSVSASLCAYCDDSTPSLTASSEQVNTGDVNARSSVVSPRARTVAATSTAIGNAATYQVSGPTN, from the coding sequence ATGCGCGCCGCCCTTCTCGCTTCCGTCGCTCTGCTCGCTGCGCCTATGGCGCACGCGCAGACGAACAACCAGTACCAATCGGGCAACGCTACGGCGACGACGACTGTCAATGTCGGCGATACGCAAGATGCCGGCGCCACGGCCGTCGCCAGTGGCAACGCTTCAACCGCTGTGAACGAAGACGGCGACGCCGAGTTCACCAACAACCAGCACATGGATGGCGCCGCGAACGCCAATGCGAACGCCACGGTTTGGCACGCTGACGGCAACGTCGCGATCACTTCGGCTGCGGTCGGCAACGGCACAACCGCGACGACTGAGAATGGCGATCTGGATCTCTGGTCCGGCCAAGCGTCCCACAACGACGCCAACGCCACGACGACGTTCACTGGCGCGGACTCGCTGAATGCCGGCACTTCGGCCTCAGCGAGCGGCAACGTCGCCGCGGTTTCGGCCGACCACGGCCAAGCGCGGGCGATCGTGCTGCAGGAAAGCACCGGCAGCGTCAGCGCCATCAGCGAAGCCGATCACGGCGTCGTCGCGGACCAAGCTGTGTCCGCCGCCATCGCCAGCGCAAACAATCTGAGCGTCGGCGGTGAAACCGCGACAGTGCTCGTCGACACCACGCAAGCCGCTTACGGCGATAGCGTCTCGGCGCGCAGTGACATTTACGTGGGCTACGCCACGGACGTTTCCGGCAACGCGACCGCAAACGCCAACGCCGCCACCATCGACAACCAATGGGGCTACGTGAACGCGCGCATCGATCAAAGCGCGACGGCCACCGTCACGGCGGACTCCTACGTCACACTTGGCGGCGATTTCCTCGGCTTCGCCTCAGCGGGCGCCTACGGCGTCGGCAACCAGGCGATCGTCTCGAACGTCGGCTCCGATACAGTTATGGACGTCAGCCAGGACAACGCCGGCGACATCTACGCCAACGCAGCACTTTCAGGCGAAGGCGGCGACGCGGCTCTCGCATCATCGGCCGCTTACGGCAACAGCGTGTCCGCTTCGCTTTGCGCCTATTGCGACGACAGCACGCCGAGCCTCACGGCGTCTAGCGAACAAGTGAACACCGGCGACGTCAACGCGCGCTCATCGGTAGTGTCGCCGCGCGCCCGCACGGTCGCCGCAACATCGACCGCGATCGGCAACGCCGCGACGTATCAAGTCAGCGGCCCGACCAACTAA
- a CDS encoding TorF family putative porin — protein sequence MKKLIGVALAAGATVMSAGAANAEVSGSVALVSDYVFRGISQTDGGAAIQGSLDWSNDMFYAGVWGSNVNYGATGTTELASMELDAYVGVTPTTGPVSWDIALVGYFYPNADDELAGGELDYYEGIVGASMDLTEQFSVGGQVAYTPEYFGETGEGIYYEINAGYAVSDAVSFSAAYGVQDNDFATDSYSTWNVGGAYAIHGFTLGATYSDTEDAFENGYSLDETNSDGRFVFSIGREL from the coding sequence ATGAAAAAGTTAATTGGCGTCGCCCTTGCGGCTGGCGCGACTGTGATGAGCGCTGGCGCCGCCAACGCTGAAGTCTCGGGCAGCGTCGCACTTGTCAGCGATTATGTTTTCCGTGGCATCTCGCAAACCGATGGGGGCGCCGCGATCCAAGGCAGCCTCGATTGGTCGAACGACATGTTCTACGCCGGCGTCTGGGGCTCGAACGTCAATTACGGCGCAACGGGCACGACCGAGTTGGCTTCGATGGAGCTTGATGCATATGTCGGCGTCACGCCCACCACCGGTCCAGTGAGCTGGGATATCGCTCTGGTTGGCTACTTCTATCCGAACGCCGACGACGAACTGGCAGGCGGTGAACTCGACTATTACGAAGGCATCGTCGGCGCCTCGATGGATTTGACCGAACAATTCAGCGTCGGCGGTCAAGTCGCCTACACGCCGGAATATTTCGGCGAGACCGGCGAAGGCATCTATTACGAAATCAACGCTGGCTACGCGGTGAGCGATGCGGTCTCGTTCTCCGCCGCTTACGGCGTTCAAGACAACGACTTCGCGACAGACAGCTACAGCACTTGGAACGTTGGCGGCGCCTACGCCATCCACGGCTTTACGCTGGGCGCGACTTACAGCGATACCGAAGACGCGTTCGAGAATGGCTACTCGCTGGACGAGACCAATTCGGATGGCCGCTTCGTGTTCTCGATCGGCCGCGAACTCTAA
- a CDS encoding DUF2157 domain-containing protein, giving the protein MAGYKERVTQDLDRWIAAGLVSSEQRAAILDTIPDTRRLDAATALAWVGGLLLGIAVIAFIAANWDGMPRLLRFAVLIALFLGFAGAGAWAAHKTRPVLSNIALMIASLVFAASIGLTGQIFDIVGDPRTAAYASGVAAFALALAGRSTGAATVGLVFIALGDFTDRSWFSGIDAEAPWMLVAAPLAAFLALRWGSAPLAHASALAIIYCFGWFAGRVEGSAAGVLLFLSILLGAMAAGARWLRTQDKRFASVFYGWFAAAALIFFAIAGYLPWFGDSNSDNAGIAHRIVWLAASGGVLALGRFDRHGLVTAIGALSIIIAICALLTDLGLDLLAAAGVFLVCAIAALVGGLLLRRGKSNA; this is encoded by the coding sequence ATGGCTGGGTACAAAGAGCGCGTTACGCAAGATCTCGATCGCTGGATTGCTGCGGGCCTGGTCTCCAGCGAACAGCGCGCTGCGATCCTCGACACCATCCCCGACACACGCCGGCTCGATGCTGCAACTGCGCTCGCGTGGGTTGGCGGATTGCTGCTCGGCATCGCGGTCATCGCGTTCATAGCCGCCAATTGGGACGGCATGCCGCGACTGCTGCGCTTTGCCGTTCTGATCGCGCTTTTCCTAGGCTTTGCCGGCGCCGGCGCCTGGGCAGCGCACAAGACGCGGCCGGTGTTGAGCAACATCGCGCTGATGATCGCGTCGCTTGTCTTTGCCGCCTCGATTGGATTGACCGGACAGATATTCGACATCGTCGGCGATCCACGCACGGCTGCCTATGCTTCCGGTGTCGCCGCGTTTGCACTGGCCCTCGCGGGCCGTTCAACCGGCGCGGCGACTGTCGGGCTTGTTTTCATCGCCCTTGGCGACTTCACCGATCGGTCCTGGTTCTCCGGCATCGACGCCGAGGCGCCATGGATGCTGGTCGCGGCGCCGCTGGCGGCGTTCCTCGCATTGCGTTGGGGCTCGGCGCCGCTGGCGCACGCGTCGGCGCTGGCCATCATCTATTGCTTCGGCTGGTTTGCCGGTCGCGTTGAAGGAAGCGCCGCCGGCGTTCTGCTGTTTCTCTCGATCCTGCTTGGCGCGATGGCGGCAGGTGCGCGCTGGCTGCGCACACAGGACAAACGTTTCGCCAGCGTGTTCTATGGGTGGTTTGCGGCAGCCGCCCTCATTTTCTTCGCCATCGCTGGATACCTGCCGTGGTTCGGTGACAGCAACAGCGACAACGCCGGCATAGCGCATCGCATCGTGTGGCTCGCCGCATCCGGTGGCGTGCTCGCACTCGGCCGCTTTGATCGACACGGCCTCGTCACCGCAATTGGCGCACTAAGCATCATCATCGCGATCTGCGCTCTCCTCACCGATCTCGGCCTCGATCTGCTTGCAGCGGCGGGCGTCTTCCTCGTCTGCGCGATCGCCGCCCTTGTCGGGGGCCTGCTGCTGCGTCGGGGCAAAAGCAATGCTTAA
- a CDS encoding NUDIX domain-containing protein — protein sequence MSDWHNDGNPWTVKRVTRPFENDWFAIDAHDVVRPDGADGNYSVIRVRRLAVGVLPIDDAGRVHLVGQWRFPLGRYSWEMPEGGAEPGEDALECARRELEEETGLSAQTYQQILEMDLSNSLTDERAVLFLATDLREGQSNPEAVEVLQRRTAPFAEVLARVADGRIRDSLTVAAVLRAHHMAVTGQLPPALAGAMLGE from the coding sequence ATGAGCGATTGGCATAACGACGGCAATCCATGGACGGTGAAACGCGTGACGCGGCCGTTCGAGAACGACTGGTTCGCGATCGACGCGCATGACGTGGTGAGACCCGACGGCGCGGATGGGAATTACAGTGTGATCCGCGTGCGCCGCTTGGCCGTGGGCGTGCTGCCCATAGATGACGCGGGGCGCGTGCATCTGGTTGGGCAATGGCGGTTTCCGCTCGGGCGCTATTCCTGGGAGATGCCGGAAGGCGGCGCTGAGCCGGGCGAAGACGCTCTCGAATGCGCGCGCCGCGAGCTGGAGGAAGAAACCGGCCTCAGCGCGCAAACGTATCAGCAGATACTGGAGATGGATTTGTCCAACTCGCTCACCGACGAACGCGCCGTGCTTTTTCTCGCGACGGACTTGCGCGAAGGTCAATCAAACCCCGAGGCCGTGGAGGTCTTGCAACGCCGGACCGCGCCCTTCGCCGAGGTCCTTGCGCGCGTCGCCGACGGGCGCATTCGCGACAGTTTGACGGTTGCCGCTGTGCTGCGCGCCCACCACATGGCGGTGACGGGGCAATTGCCGCCGGCTTTGGCCGGCGCGATGTTGGGAGAATGA
- a CDS encoding SDR family NAD(P)-dependent oxidoreductase, with the protein MRDFDGKIVLVTGASTGLGAAIAVGAATRGAKAVIINYAKSAAEAEATAEAVRAAGAEAVLAQGDVGDDAACRAIVEAAALFGRIDALANNAGVTKFAPNHGDLDALSRADFEHIFAVNLIGPFQMIRAARTLLEASDRASVLMTSSIAGVTGIGSSVAYAASKGALNTMTLSLARALAPKIRVNALCPGFIDTTWFSKSLPAAIVDRVRQGTIETTPLQAASTAEDVADAGLFLLSDAARHVTGETLLVDAGLHLGYAPLVAR; encoded by the coding sequence ATGCGCGATTTCGACGGCAAGATTGTACTCGTCACCGGCGCATCGACGGGCCTGGGCGCGGCGATCGCGGTTGGCGCCGCCACCCGCGGCGCGAAAGCGGTGATCATCAACTACGCCAAGAGCGCCGCTGAAGCGGAGGCAACAGCCGAAGCCGTGCGCGCCGCAGGCGCCGAAGCCGTTCTGGCGCAAGGCGACGTCGGCGATGACGCTGCGTGCCGCGCCATCGTTGAAGCAGCCGCGCTGTTCGGGCGCATAGATGCGCTCGCCAACAATGCCGGCGTCACCAAGTTCGCACCGAACCACGGCGACCTCGACGCGCTCTCGCGCGCCGACTTCGAGCACATCTTCGCGGTCAACCTGATCGGCCCGTTCCAGATGATCCGCGCCGCGCGGACGCTGTTGGAGGCGTCTGACCGCGCCAGCGTGCTGATGACGTCGTCGATCGCGGGTGTGACCGGGATCGGTTCGTCCGTCGCCTACGCCGCGTCGAAGGGCGCGCTGAACACCATGACGCTTTCGCTGGCGCGCGCGCTGGCGCCGAAAATCCGGGTCAATGCGCTCTGCCCTGGCTTCATCGACACAACGTGGTTCTCGAAGAGCTTGCCAGCCGCAATTGTCGATCGGGTGCGTCAGGGGACGATAGAGACGACCCCACTCCAGGCCGCATCGACGGCGGAAGACGTTGCAGATGCAGGCCTTTTCTTGCTTTCAGACGCCGCCCGGCACGTGACCGGCGAGACCCTTTTGGTCGATGCCGGCTTGCATCTGGGCTACGCGCCGCTCGTCGCACGGTAG
- the hfaB gene encoding holdfast anchoring protein HfaB: MFALKKAIAVLAATSCLTACVTPYAGNDGMYALPIGDAPVTANPTAYSDALDCLAVHARNNNIAAPRIAVGRILDYTGSVSEEGGRRITQGASLMAMSAFNKAGARLVERFDTSVTELELRYANNRLIGQEGGDENVRRIYAGQMPGSDYYFVGGITELNYNIRSMGVDAQGGHTDARDGVGNIGGRLYVMNIALDFRLIDTRTLEVVDVISYQKQIIGRELRAGVFSFFDDTLIDIAVGERALEPVQLAVRAGVERSVVQVMSRMYNVADSSVCSTELQAEGDPMGPEQSATIQPSPATLAAEQSRASTDAWNVRRDDNITTGLRGRS; the protein is encoded by the coding sequence ATGTTCGCGCTGAAAAAAGCTATCGCCGTGCTCGCGGCCACATCCTGCCTCACCGCTTGCGTCACGCCGTACGCCGGCAATGACGGCATGTACGCGCTGCCGATTGGCGACGCGCCGGTCACCGCCAATCCGACCGCGTACTCCGACGCGCTCGATTGCTTGGCCGTGCACGCCCGCAACAACAACATTGCAGCGCCGCGCATCGCCGTCGGCCGCATCCTCGATTACACCGGCTCGGTTTCAGAAGAAGGCGGCCGCCGCATCACGCAAGGCGCTTCGCTGATGGCGATGTCGGCTTTCAACAAGGCGGGCGCGCGCCTGGTTGAGCGCTTCGATACGTCGGTCACCGAACTTGAACTTCGCTACGCCAACAACCGCCTGATCGGCCAAGAAGGCGGCGATGAAAACGTGCGCCGCATCTATGCCGGCCAAATGCCGGGCTCCGACTATTACTTCGTCGGCGGCATCACCGAACTCAACTACAACATCCGCTCGATGGGCGTTGACGCCCAAGGCGGCCACACCGACGCCCGCGACGGCGTCGGCAACATTGGCGGCCGCTTGTACGTCATGAACATCGCGCTCGACTTTCGCCTCATCGACACGCGCACGCTCGAAGTCGTCGACGTGATCTCGTACCAAAAGCAGATCATCGGCCGCGAACTGCGCGCTGGCGTGTTCTCGTTCTTCGATGACACGCTGATCGACATCGCCGTTGGCGAACGCGCGCTGGAGCCTGTGCAACTCGCCGTCCGCGCCGGCGTGGAACGCTCAGTCGTCCAAGTGATGAGCCGGATGTACAACGTCGCGGACAGCTCGGTGTGCAGCACTGAACTGCAAGCCGAAGGCGATCCGATGGGCCCGGAGCAATCCGCCACCATCCAACCGAGCCCGGCAACGCTCGCAGCCGAGCAATCACGCGCAAGCACCGACGCTTGGAACGTTCGCCGCGATGATAACATCACCACCGGCCTGCGCGGCCGCTCGTAA
- a CDS encoding GDYXXLXY domain-containing protein: MLNAPLRIMIVAALCMLGLIAIVVREGYERSRPQTETSRDIEMLMQAVDPRALLSGHYVIINLQTRINPPGDAPPCAAFTALADNESWVVLTYYGPDLFMAPRGPLTYAPIGVANTRAEAQAITNDPERARRGLVVRGSAFCSELTGEDGEPLRVATAQTQLTGVQRFYVPQAQAERIDALMRAQSSEDQPTVFAIVNIGRDGRARLKGLNVNGEIIELNWL; the protein is encoded by the coding sequence ATGCTTAACGCGCCGCTCCGCATCATGATCGTCGCCGCGCTGTGTATGCTGGGGCTGATTGCGATTGTTGTTCGCGAGGGTTACGAGCGCAGCCGCCCGCAGACTGAGACATCGCGCGATATCGAAATGCTTATGCAAGCGGTCGATCCGCGCGCTTTGCTCAGCGGACACTACGTCATCATTAACCTGCAGACCCGGATCAACCCGCCCGGAGACGCCCCACCATGCGCGGCGTTTACGGCCCTTGCAGATAATGAGTCGTGGGTCGTGCTGACGTACTACGGGCCTGACCTTTTCATGGCGCCGCGCGGCCCCCTCACCTACGCCCCCATCGGTGTGGCGAATACACGAGCAGAGGCGCAAGCAATCACCAACGATCCCGAACGCGCTCGACGCGGACTCGTGGTGCGGGGGTCAGCGTTCTGCAGCGAACTGACAGGTGAAGACGGCGAGCCCCTTCGTGTCGCCACGGCGCAGACGCAACTCACAGGCGTTCAGCGCTTCTACGTGCCGCAAGCACAAGCAGAACGCATTGATGCGCTTATGCGTGCGCAATCCTCTGAGGATCAGCCCACCGTGTTCGCCATCGTTAACATCGGCCGCGATGGGCGCGCGCGGCTAAAGGGCCTCAACGTTAACGGCGAAATCATCGAGCTTAACTGGCTCTAA
- a CDS encoding nitroreductase family protein, producing the protein MVLSLSVIPTQPVEGQPADAIHESADTLALLARRRSSKVMHLVEPAPTSAEIDALVALASRVPDHGKLGPWRFVVFEGDARARAGEALAKAIANDSGIDVVRLDHTRNLLKRAPACVMVVSSAAPHPKIPEWEQQLSSGAACFSLLLAAHAMGYGGCWLTEWPAYDARARTALGLAEHERIAGIVYLGTPREGAIERVRPDVSTRISRF; encoded by the coding sequence ATGGTTTTATCGCTCTCCGTCATCCCCACTCAACCCGTCGAAGGCCAACCCGCCGACGCCATCCACGAAAGCGCGGACACGCTCGCGCTGCTGGCGCGACGCCGATCCAGCAAAGTCATGCACCTCGTTGAACCGGCGCCGACCAGCGCTGAGATCGATGCGCTGGTCGCGCTCGCGTCGCGCGTGCCGGATCACGGCAAGCTTGGGCCGTGGCGGTTCGTTGTGTTTGAAGGCGACGCACGGGCGCGCGCTGGCGAGGCTTTGGCCAAAGCAATCGCAAACGATTCTGGCATCGACGTCGTGCGTTTGGATCATACGCGCAACCTTCTGAAACGCGCGCCGGCGTGCGTGATGGTGGTCTCGAGCGCCGCGCCGCATCCGAAGATTCCAGAATGGGAGCAGCAGCTCTCCTCCGGCGCCGCGTGCTTTTCGCTCCTGCTAGCCGCGCACGCGATGGGCTACGGCGGCTGCTGGCTCACCGAATGGCCTGCATACGACGCGCGCGCGCGCACCGCTTTGGGTTTGGCCGAACACGAACGTATCGCCGGCATCGTTTATCTCGGCACGCCGCGCGAAGGCGCGATCGAGCGCGTCCGGCCAGACGTGAGCACGCGTATCTCGCGCTTCTAA
- a CDS encoding CBS domain-containing protein, with the protein MLIAHVLRDKGAVVYTVRAEATLEEAARILNEKKVGALVVIAENGAISGVLSERDIVREVARGGGACLGQTVGAVMTRDVCTCDPTETVDEGLGRMTDRRIRHLPVVQGEQLIGIISIGDLVKHRIAAVEAEAAAMQAYIATH; encoded by the coding sequence ATGCTGATTGCTCACGTTCTGCGCGACAAAGGCGCGGTCGTGTACACGGTGCGCGCGGAAGCCACGCTCGAAGAAGCGGCGCGCATACTGAACGAGAAGAAGGTCGGCGCGCTTGTCGTCATCGCGGAAAATGGCGCGATTTCCGGCGTGCTTTCAGAGCGCGACATCGTCCGCGAAGTCGCTCGTGGCGGCGGCGCCTGCTTGGGCCAAACCGTCGGCGCAGTGATGACGCGGGACGTCTGCACCTGCGATCCGACCGAAACGGTGGACGAGGGGCTCGGCCGCATGACCGACCGGCGCATCCGCCATTTGCCGGTGGTGCAGGGCGAGCAGCTCATCGGCATTATCTCGATCGGGGACCTGGTGAAGCACCGGATCGCCGCGGTGGAGGCCGAAGCCGCCGCCATGCAGGCTTACATCGCCACCCACTGA
- a CDS encoding TorF family putative porin produces the protein MKKQLLLGLAAAASAMFGGVGAAHAEGAFTGNVALATDYVFRGISQTEGGPAVSGGIDYTNGIFYAGTWGSNVSSATISSGGVELDVYAGVTPTLGPVSFNFGVIGYFYPGADDQAGPETDFYEGRASASYSPIEPLTLTGSLYYSPDFALETGAGLYYELAAAYAVSDVFGVKAAFGEQDVDDYADSYTTWLLGATYAYSGFTFGLTYTDTEDAFDLGYALDESDADEAITFSVSRAL, from the coding sequence ATGAAGAAGCAATTGTTGTTGGGATTGGCTGCGGCCGCTAGCGCGATGTTTGGCGGCGTGGGTGCGGCGCATGCGGAAGGCGCGTTCACGGGCAATGTGGCGCTCGCTACGGACTATGTTTTCCGTGGCATTTCGCAAACCGAAGGCGGTCCCGCCGTATCTGGCGGCATCGACTACACGAACGGCATTTTCTACGCCGGCACGTGGGGATCGAATGTCTCCTCGGCGACGATTTCGTCGGGCGGCGTTGAGCTGGATGTCTATGCCGGCGTGACGCCGACGCTCGGCCCGGTGTCGTTCAATTTCGGCGTCATCGGTTATTTCTATCCGGGCGCCGACGATCAGGCGGGACCAGAGACCGATTTCTACGAGGGCCGCGCCAGCGCGAGCTACAGCCCGATTGAGCCGCTGACGCTCACCGGCTCGCTCTACTATTCGCCGGATTTTGCGCTCGAGACCGGCGCCGGTCTCTATTACGAATTGGCGGCTGCCTACGCCGTCTCCGACGTGTTCGGCGTGAAGGCCGCGTTCGGCGAGCAGGATGTCGATGACTACGCCGATTCCTATACGACGTGGCTGCTCGGCGCGACGTACGCCTATTCAGGCTTCACGTTCGGCCTGACTTACACCGACACCGAAGACGCCTTCGACCTCGGCTATGCGCTCGACGAATCCGACGCGGACGAGGCCATCACGTTCTCGGTTTCGCGCGCACTCTGA
- a CDS encoding glycosyltransferase, translated as MFVLQAAVVKGRGGIATAVAHYERMFRAVGVRSAVLFSGPSTDTLREQGNDVIEAPSLLTSPLAGVLPLLSALRSAIEQRAAGEDILVIVHSDLTLPALKRLFPRARFATPCHSDKFKHKARTDLVITLNDTQHALVQAGLPSTRVALLGNPYVASEPVPLATGAAPRFNFVARFTPTKDPLTLLRAAALLSARTEIRFIGAGELDAELRAAAASSGVNATFPGWLTAPLAHFHRNDILVLPSQWEGLPYLLQEAMDHRVPIIAADNPGNRKALADGAYGDLFPFGDASALAAAMRAALADLDGLRAKAEKGRAALRPACGAEAFWRKLTAELEKSHA; from the coding sequence ATGTTCGTGCTGCAGGCAGCGGTGGTGAAAGGTCGCGGCGGCATCGCAACAGCGGTCGCGCACTACGAGCGTATGTTTCGCGCCGTCGGCGTACGCTCCGCCGTTCTGTTTTCCGGTCCGTCGACCGACACGCTGCGCGAACAGGGCAACGATGTAATCGAAGCGCCGTCGCTGCTCACGTCGCCGCTCGCCGGCGTGCTGCCGCTACTGAGCGCGCTCCGCAGCGCCATAGAACAGCGCGCCGCCGGCGAAGACATCCTGGTCATCGTCCATAGCGATCTCACGCTGCCCGCGCTCAAGCGTCTCTTCCCGCGCGCACGTTTCGCGACGCCCTGCCACTCCGACAAGTTCAAACACAAAGCCCGAACCGATCTCGTCATCACGCTGAACGACACGCAGCACGCGCTGGTGCAAGCCGGCTTGCCGAGCACCCGCGTTGCGCTCCTCGGCAACCCTTATGTTGCGTCAGAACCCGTACCGCTCGCTACAGGCGCTGCGCCCCGCTTTAATTTCGTCGCGCGCTTCACGCCGACCAAGGACCCGCTGACGTTGCTCCGCGCCGCAGCACTTCTAAGCGCACGCACCGAAATTCGCTTCATCGGCGCAGGCGAGCTCGATGCCGAGCTGCGCGCGGCAGCGGCGAGCTCGGGCGTAAACGCCACCTTCCCTGGATGGCTCACAGCGCCGCTCGCTCACTTCCACCGCAACGACATCCTCGTCCTTCCATCGCAATGGGAAGGCCTGCCGTATCTCCTCCAAGAAGCGATGGATCACCGCGTCCCCATCATTGCCGCAGATAACCCCGGCAATCGCAAAGCCTTGGCCGATGGCGCCTACGGCGATTTGTTTCCGTTTGGCGACGCAAGCGCGCTCGCCGCCGCCATGCGCGCGGCCTTGGCCGATCTTGACGGCCTTCGGGCCAAAGCTGAGAAGGGCCGCGCGGCGCTCAGGCCCGCGTGCGGCGCCGAAGCGTTCTGGCGCAAACTCACGGCCGAGCTGGAAAAATCACACGCATGA
- the hfaA gene encoding holdfast anchoring protein HfaA, with amino-acid sequence MRTFIITAAAVIAFTGAAAADDLIPGNGDVERAFGMGWESFDTPINPATRDASGNRVIVNGRIELEGTLSGGLMDDFASGQSAQAIGNQLNVVTQGNYNTVIVDSTQINNGDISAETGD; translated from the coding sequence GTGCGCACGTTCATCATTACTGCTGCAGCGGTCATCGCTTTCACCGGCGCCGCCGCAGCTGACGATCTCATCCCAGGCAACGGCGATGTCGAGCGCGCGTTCGGCATGGGATGGGAAAGCTTCGATACCCCGATCAACCCGGCGACGCGTGACGCGAGCGGCAACCGCGTCATCGTCAACGGGCGCATCGAGCTCGAAGGCACGCTGAGTGGCGGGCTGATGGACGACTTCGCTTCGGGCCAATCGGCGCAAGCGATCGGCAACCAGCTGAACGTCGTCACCCAAGGCAACTACAACACCGTGATCGTGGATTCCACGCAGATCAACAACGGCGATATCAGCGCCGAAACTGGAGACTGA